The Hymenobacter sp. 5317J-9 genome has a window encoding:
- a CDS encoding cytochrome c oxidase subunit 3: MAQSTTLQSPTAPATQDAPRTGNWDGGNEPFKASYGKLMMWFFLLSDAFTFAAFLTTYGMIRHKHEVFTGEAKEFVFSTRWWPIPDHVFNAFPGLGHANVPLGFVALMTMILIFSSVTMVLAVEAGHRMDKADVQKWLLWTILFGSTFLLSQAWEWSHFIHGTPEGTMMADGTVFHGANLATNQYGPVLFADLFFFITGFHGTHVFSGVCLLIWCFIATTNGTFEKRGHYEMVEKIGLYWHFVDLVWVFVFTFFYLV, encoded by the coding sequence ATGGCCCAATCGACCACTTTGCAGTCGCCCACTGCACCCGCTACCCAAGACGCCCCGCGCACCGGCAACTGGGATGGCGGCAACGAACCTTTCAAGGCGAGCTACGGCAAGCTGATGATGTGGTTCTTCCTGCTTTCTGACGCATTCACCTTCGCCGCTTTCCTCACCACTTATGGCATGATTCGCCATAAGCACGAAGTATTCACCGGCGAAGCCAAAGAGTTTGTGTTCAGCACGCGGTGGTGGCCGATTCCGGACCACGTGTTCAACGCCTTCCCGGGCCTGGGCCACGCCAACGTGCCGCTGGGCTTCGTGGCGTTGATGACGATGATTCTCATTTTCAGCTCCGTGACGATGGTGTTGGCCGTAGAAGCTGGCCACCGCATGGACAAGGCTGATGTTCAGAAGTGGCTGCTGTGGACCATCCTGTTCGGTAGCACCTTCCTGCTGAGCCAGGCCTGGGAGTGGAGCCACTTTATCCATGGCACGCCCGAAGGCACCATGATGGCCGACGGCACGGTGTTTCACGGCGCCAACCTGGCCACGAACCAATACGGACCGGTACTGTTTGCCGACCTGTTCTTCTTCATCACCGGCTTCCACGGCACCCACGTATTCTCGGGCGTCTGCCTGCTGATTTGGTGCTTCATCGCCACTACCAACGGCACGTTTGAAAAGCGCGGCCACTACGAGATGGTGGAGAAAATCGGCCTCTACTGGCACTTTGTGGACCTTGTGTGGGTGTTTGTGTTCACCTTCTTCTACCTCGTTTAA
- a CDS encoding cytochrome C oxidase subunit IV family protein, giving the protein MASHATTEHTLTPGEIAKPNTGWIWKTFFVLVGITAIEFVFVFLMHPSTLRNSIFIVLTIMKAFFIVAEFMHLKHETKGLIWTILIPVALLIWLLVALITEGSFIGEVLQNMFK; this is encoded by the coding sequence ATGGCTTCCCACGCAACTACTGAGCACACGCTCACCCCCGGCGAAATCGCCAAACCGAATACCGGCTGGATTTGGAAGACCTTCTTCGTACTGGTGGGCATCACCGCCATCGAGTTCGTCTTCGTATTCCTGATGCACCCGAGCACCCTGCGCAACAGCATATTCATCGTGCTCACCATCATGAAGGCTTTCTTCATTGTGGCCGAATTCATGCACCTGAAGCACGAAACCAAAGGCCTGATTTGGACGATTCTGATTCCGGTGGCGCTGCTGATATGGCTGCTGGTGGCCCTGATTACCGAGGGCTCGTTCATCGGCGAAGTGTTGCAAAACATGTTCAAATAG
- a CDS encoding SCO family protein, producing MRPRQTLLLGLLLLVPVLAFLFLFSFGTNRYALPTYLPDRVDSTQVGGKWRRDTVFHQVAPFRLPASTGRVVGSQELGQGIYIAQFYDSDAASARVARQLLRVQEKFRHEPRVRLVTFVLDAKADNPAALTRLAEQYGTIAGKWFFLTGPADTLKHLTFGEYRLTSDPHRLPGAVYTANIPAGRLLLVDSQRRVRGIYDGTDGREIDRLLTEITVQLYDYEHPH from the coding sequence ATGCGGCCCCGCCAAACCCTTTTGCTGGGGCTGCTGCTATTGGTGCCGGTACTGGCTTTTCTGTTCCTGTTCAGCTTCGGCACCAACCGTTACGCGCTGCCCACTTACCTGCCCGACCGTGTGGACTCCACGCAGGTTGGCGGTAAGTGGCGGCGCGATACTGTTTTCCACCAGGTGGCACCGTTCCGGCTTCCTGCTTCAACGGGGCGCGTGGTGGGCAGCCAGGAACTCGGCCAGGGCATCTACATTGCGCAGTTCTACGACTCCGATGCCGCCAGTGCCCGCGTGGCCCGGCAGTTGCTCCGCGTTCAAGAGAAGTTTCGGCACGAGCCGCGAGTGCGCCTCGTGACCTTTGTACTGGATGCCAAGGCCGATAACCCGGCAGCCCTCACGCGCTTGGCCGAGCAATACGGCACCATTGCGGGCAAGTGGTTTTTTCTGACCGGCCCGGCTGATACCCTCAAGCACCTGACTTTCGGGGAGTACCGGCTGACTTCGGACCCGCACCGCCTGCCCGGCGCGGTGTATACGGCCAACATCCCGGCCGGCCGGCTGTTACTGGTTGACAGTCAGCGGCGCGTGCGCGGTATCTACGACGGTACTGACGGGCGCGAAATTGACCGATTACTCACGGAAATCACCGTGCAGCTTTACGATTATGAGCACCCCCACTAA
- a CDS encoding DUF420 domain-containing protein → MSTPTNQLHPPVLEPGDYTRYKIILGTLGAVVPLLVAILYYFPDTFRIPGAQVKFLPALNAVLNSLTALCLLAGYYFIRQNDVLKHRAMMGTAFALGAVFLLSYVAYHSQVASTHFGGVGTIRLVYFFLLLTHISLAVVTVGLVLFTLYFALTGQYTKHKRIARWTFPVWLYVSVTGVIVYFMISPYYT, encoded by the coding sequence ATGAGCACCCCCACTAACCAATTGCACCCCCCGGTGCTGGAACCTGGCGACTACACCCGCTACAAAATTATTCTGGGCACTTTGGGAGCGGTAGTGCCGCTGCTGGTGGCCATTCTCTATTACTTCCCCGACACTTTTCGCATTCCCGGGGCGCAAGTGAAGTTTCTGCCGGCTTTGAATGCAGTGCTCAACTCGCTCACGGCATTGTGCCTGTTGGCGGGATACTACTTCATCCGGCAAAATGACGTGTTGAAGCACCGCGCCATGATGGGCACGGCCTTCGCGCTGGGGGCGGTGTTTCTGCTGTCGTACGTGGCCTACCACTCGCAGGTGGCCAGCACGCACTTTGGCGGCGTGGGCACCATCCGGCTGGTGTATTTCTTTCTGCTGCTCACCCACATCAGCTTGGCCGTGGTGACGGTGGGACTGGTCCTCTTCACCCTTTACTTCGCCCTCACGGGGCAGTACACCAAGCACAAGCGCATTGCCCGCTGGACCTTTCCGGTGTGGCTGTACGTGTCAGTAACGGGCGTTATCGTTTACTTCATGATTTCGCCGTATTATACCTAA
- a CDS encoding DUF983 domain-containing protein: MPQASLAIASTPLALLKLRCPRCHTGNLFAGPALSARFMDMPDACPVCRQTYEPEPGFYYGAMYISSGFSTAILLAIGFLLYYLADDPPLWVYITAVGAVVLAVTPLLFRYSRALMLYAFGGTSFDTRFLSH, translated from the coding sequence ATGCCGCAAGCGTCCCTCGCCATTGCGTCGACGCCGCTGGCGCTGCTTAAGCTGCGCTGCCCGCGTTGCCACACGGGTAATTTATTTGCCGGCCCGGCCCTGAGTGCTCGCTTCATGGACATGCCGGACGCCTGCCCGGTGTGCCGCCAAACGTATGAGCCCGAGCCGGGCTTTTACTATGGGGCCATGTACATCAGTTCCGGGTTTTCGACCGCTATTCTGCTGGCCATCGGATTTCTGCTGTACTATCTGGCCGACGACCCACCGCTGTGGGTGTACATCACCGCCGTAGGGGCCGTGGTGCTGGCCGTGACGCCGCTGCTGTTTCGGTATTCGCGGGCGCTGATGCTGTACGCATTCGGTGGCACCAGCTTCGACACGCGTTTTTTGAGCCACTGA
- a CDS encoding HAMP domain-containing sensor histidine kinase, with product MNSTNPFGSRRYVAYITVPGTRVNGFGLPLGAVRVELTLKKLTTYSVLPELLVDQNFFQPGLATELSYAGYNQGRLVYSEGDFDYGNRLPASLLKEPRLYVQGVSRRGYHHFAVKGSQGRTVVVTTATYSLADWLANFSFQFLLSSFFWLLVGGAALLLRGRATPQLRLNFSTRIQLLLNVGIVVPLVVVSVATASQLIDSYKRDLSRTYERRGQLALESLRRQRHLLSDSTARPTLTALAKNVAALTETDLNLYDAHGELLASSQPLIFDAGLLGPLLNPQAVVALRERNRPRALLTERAGSLSFNALYLPVRAGEGEAVATDLAGHALASSALRKGVDSSGNPLYDDDDGSSADELAMPTGPIVGYVGIPFFDSEKELNTKLTELFNTILNIFTLMFLLFLGLAFVAARQLTAPLKLITEKLTQTTLTGENELLDYRSSDDEIGLLVREYNAMLTKLEASKRELAAQEKEAAWREMARQVAHEIKNPLTPMKLSLQFLQKAIAERRANAEELIGRIAQTLITQIDVLSDIATSFSTFTNLPTMRPERLDVAAILRRCAALHQPDSSDGALDLHLPPDAETGCYVVYADESLLVRTFNNLLINARQAVPEGREPHIDVSLTPVNGSQVRVAIRDNGAGIPEEVREKVFVPNFTTKETGSGIGLAVAKRGIESAGGKIWFETEVGEGTGFFIELPLAG from the coding sequence GTGAACTCAACCAATCCGTTTGGCTCGCGGCGCTACGTGGCTTACATCACCGTGCCCGGCACTAGGGTCAACGGCTTTGGCCTGCCGCTGGGAGCCGTGCGCGTGGAGCTGACGCTGAAAAAGCTAACCACGTACAGCGTGCTGCCGGAGCTGCTGGTAGACCAGAATTTTTTTCAGCCCGGCCTGGCCACCGAGCTTAGCTACGCCGGCTACAACCAAGGGCGCCTGGTGTACAGCGAGGGCGACTTCGACTACGGCAACCGTCTGCCCGCGAGCCTGCTGAAGGAGCCGCGCCTGTACGTGCAGGGCGTGAGCCGGCGCGGCTACCATCACTTCGCGGTGAAGGGCTCGCAGGGCCGCACCGTGGTGGTGACCACGGCCACGTATTCGCTGGCCGACTGGCTGGCCAACTTCTCGTTTCAATTCCTGCTTTCCTCGTTTTTCTGGCTGCTGGTGGGCGGCGCGGCCCTGTTGCTGCGCGGGCGGGCCACGCCGCAGCTGCGGCTCAACTTCAGCACGCGCATTCAGCTGCTGCTCAATGTGGGCATTGTGGTGCCGCTGGTGGTGGTGAGCGTGGCCACGGCCAGCCAGCTCATCGACTCGTACAAGCGTGACCTGTCGCGCACCTACGAGCGGCGCGGGCAGCTGGCGCTGGAAAGCCTGCGCCGGCAGCGCCACCTGCTGTCGGACAGCACGGCGCGGCCCACGCTCACGGCACTGGCCAAAAACGTGGCCGCCCTCACCGAAACCGACCTCAACCTCTACGATGCCCACGGCGAGCTGCTGGCCAGCAGCCAGCCCCTCATTTTCGACGCGGGCTTACTCGGGCCCTTGCTCAACCCGCAGGCGGTGGTGGCGCTGCGCGAGCGCAACCGGCCGCGCGCCCTGCTCACCGAGCGTGCGGGCTCGTTGTCGTTCAACGCGTTGTACCTGCCGGTGCGGGCCGGGGAGGGAGAAGCGGTGGCAACCGATTTGGCCGGCCACGCGCTGGCCAGCAGTGCGTTACGGAAGGGCGTTGACTCTTCAGGAAATCCCTTATACGACGACGATGACGGGTCATCGGCCGATGAGTTGGCCATGCCCACCGGGCCCATTGTGGGGTACGTAGGCATTCCGTTTTTCGACTCGGAAAAGGAGTTGAATACCAAGCTAACGGAGTTGTTCAACACCATTCTGAACATCTTCACGCTCATGTTTTTGCTGTTTCTGGGGCTGGCGTTTGTGGCGGCCCGGCAGCTCACGGCGCCGCTCAAGCTCATCACCGAAAAGCTGACCCAAACCACGCTTACCGGCGAAAACGAGTTGCTGGACTACCGCAGCTCCGACGACGAAATCGGCCTGCTGGTGCGCGAGTACAACGCCATGCTCACCAAGTTGGAGGCCAGCAAGCGCGAGCTGGCGGCCCAGGAAAAAGAAGCGGCCTGGCGCGAGATGGCTCGCCAGGTGGCCCACGAAATCAAGAACCCGCTCACGCCCATGAAGCTGAGCCTGCAGTTCCTGCAAAAAGCCATTGCCGAGCGCCGGGCCAATGCCGAGGAGCTCATCGGCCGCATTGCGCAAACGCTCATCACCCAGATTGACGTGCTGAGCGACATTGCCACGAGCTTCAGCACCTTCACCAACCTGCCCACCATGCGGCCCGAGCGGCTGGACGTGGCCGCCATTCTGCGCCGCTGCGCTGCCCTGCACCAACCCGATTCCAGCGACGGCGCCCTCGACCTGCACCTGCCGCCCGATGCCGAAACCGGCTGCTACGTGGTGTACGCCGATGAAAGCCTGCTGGTGCGCACCTTCAACAACCTGCTCATCAACGCCCGCCAGGCCGTGCCCGAAGGCCGCGAGCCGCACATCGACGTGTCGCTGACGCCCGTGAACGGCAGCCAGGTGCGCGTGGCCATCCGCGACAATGGGGCCGGCATTCCGGAAGAAGTGCGCGAGAAAGTGTTTGTGCCCAACTTCACCACCAAGGAGACGGGTTCGGGCATCGGCCTGGCCGTGGCCAAGCGCGGCATCGAAAGCGCCGGGGGCAAAATCTGGTTCGAAACCGAAGTGGGGGAGGGGACCGGTTTCTTCATTGAGCTGCCGCTGGCTGGGTAG
- a CDS encoding 3'-5' exonuclease — translation MKAAVTHALANLNFTAIDFETANEHRASACAVGVVRVRGGQITDTYQTLLRPRVLRVDWRNYQVHGIAEEQLHDAPTMADVWPELLPYLDEQPVVAHNSAFDVSVLEYTLRDFDLDIPAFHCLCSVKLAKVCWPFLDRHKLDHVAGHFGIPLNHHDALSDARACAEITVRAFQSGVALPLCYKQRELTAGLAARAAKMAYS, via the coding sequence ATGAAAGCTGCCGTTACCCACGCCCTGGCCAACCTCAATTTCACGGCCATCGACTTCGAAACCGCCAACGAGCACCGGGCCAGCGCCTGCGCCGTGGGCGTGGTGCGGGTGCGCGGCGGCCAGATTACGGACACCTACCAGACGCTGCTGCGCCCCCGCGTGCTGCGCGTCGACTGGCGCAACTACCAGGTGCACGGCATTGCCGAAGAACAGCTGCACGATGCCCCCACCATGGCCGATGTGTGGCCCGAACTCCTGCCCTATCTCGACGAGCAGCCCGTAGTGGCCCACAATTCGGCTTTCGACGTGAGCGTGCTCGAGTACACGCTGCGCGATTTCGACCTGGACATTCCGGCCTTTCACTGCCTGTGCTCGGTGAAACTGGCCAAGGTATGCTGGCCCTTTCTGGACCGTCACAAGCTCGACCACGTAGCCGGTCATTTCGGCATCCCGCTCAACCACCACGACGCGCTGAGCGACGCGCGGGCCTGCGCCGAAATCACGGTGCGAGCGTTTCAGTCGGGCGTGGCGCTGCCGCTGTGCTACAAGCAGCGCGAGCTCACGGCCGGGCTGGCGGCGCGGGCGGCGAAAATGGCGTATTCCTGA
- a CDS encoding family 20 glycosylhydrolase produces MPLPAEMRWGKGRLSLGKPLRLQLDSSPDPAVRPAVRRLLTRLQGPAEPATGPVLQIRYGRAGQPEKFDEERYSLRVTPMGVSIDAPTSLGVLRALATLEQLPVTEKKQRYLPEVDIQDQPRFAWRGLLIDASRHFMPVAVIKRNLDGMAAVKLNVLHWHLTDDQGFRIESKMFPRLHTVGSTDGLYYTQAEVKEVLAYAAARGIRVVPEFDMPSHTTSWIVAYPRLKSNDSTYAPYTLWRTTNVAIDPTRETTYTFLDSLFTEMTALFPDPYFHAGGDENDGRNWRRTPRIVAYMQANKMVKSDGKTVDKHQLQTYFNRRVLALLQKRGKTMIGWDEILGPDLPKETVIQSWRGKKGLNDAAKLGHPVLLSSGYYLDLNLSAASSYTTDPLPPDTPLTPAEQKLVLGGEAAMWAEFADSTVLDSRIWPRAAAVAERLWSPQAVTQSVAEMYRRLPIISKELETLGLRHRIVPELLLQQLAGSSNVAPLRTLAEVLEPVKEYKRHFQGFNYTTSTPLNRLVDAAPAESETARLFGVLVDSVVAATATSSGRSAATLRQLATLRAQLLRWQANDVLLQPQLLLHPTLREYSPLSANLAAVSKVLLERLTQLQTGQTASPAWQVSAKKVLDAAQAPAGQTELAIVRAARKLAGL; encoded by the coding sequence ATGCCGCTGCCCGCCGAGATGCGCTGGGGCAAAGGCCGCCTCAGCCTCGGCAAGCCCTTGAGGCTGCAGCTAGATAGCTCGCCCGACCCGGCGGTGCGGCCGGCCGTGCGCCGCCTGCTCACGCGCCTGCAGGGCCCGGCCGAGCCCGCCACCGGCCCGGTCCTGCAGATTCGCTACGGCCGCGCGGGGCAGCCCGAAAAATTCGACGAGGAGCGTTACAGCCTGCGCGTGACGCCCATGGGCGTAAGCATCGACGCCCCCACCAGCCTGGGCGTGCTGCGGGCCCTGGCCACGCTGGAGCAGCTGCCCGTTACCGAAAAAAAGCAGCGCTACCTGCCCGAGGTCGACATTCAGGACCAGCCGCGCTTTGCCTGGCGCGGCCTGCTGATTGACGCTTCCCGCCACTTTATGCCCGTGGCCGTCATCAAGCGCAACCTCGACGGCATGGCGGCCGTGAAGCTGAACGTGCTGCACTGGCACCTGACCGACGACCAGGGCTTTCGCATCGAGAGCAAAATGTTTCCGCGCCTGCACACGGTGGGCAGCACCGATGGCCTCTACTACACCCAGGCCGAAGTGAAGGAAGTGCTGGCCTACGCGGCGGCGCGCGGCATTCGGGTGGTGCCGGAGTTCGACATGCCCAGCCACACCACCAGCTGGATTGTGGCCTACCCGCGCCTGAAATCCAATGACTCGACTTACGCGCCCTACACGCTGTGGCGCACCACCAACGTAGCCATCGACCCCACAAGGGAAACGACCTACACCTTTCTGGATTCGCTGTTTACGGAGATGACGGCCCTGTTTCCGGACCCGTATTTTCATGCCGGCGGCGACGAGAACGACGGCCGCAACTGGCGCCGCACGCCGCGCATTGTAGCCTATATGCAGGCCAACAAAATGGTGAAATCCGACGGAAAAACCGTGGACAAGCACCAGTTGCAAACCTACTTCAACCGCCGGGTGCTTGCCCTGCTGCAAAAGCGCGGCAAGACAATGATAGGCTGGGATGAAATTCTGGGCCCGGACCTGCCCAAGGAAACCGTTATTCAGAGCTGGCGCGGAAAAAAAGGCTTGAACGACGCTGCCAAACTCGGCCACCCGGTGCTGCTCTCCAGCGGCTATTATCTGGACTTGAATCTCAGCGCCGCCAGCTCCTACACCACCGACCCGCTGCCGCCCGACACGCCCCTTACGCCCGCCGAGCAGAAGCTGGTGCTAGGCGGTGAGGCGGCCATGTGGGCCGAATTTGCCGACTCCACGGTGCTGGACTCGCGCATCTGGCCGCGGGCCGCGGCGGTGGCCGAGCGGCTGTGGTCGCCGCAAGCCGTTACGCAAAGTGTGGCCGAGATGTACCGCCGCCTGCCAATCATATCCAAGGAGCTGGAAACGCTGGGGCTGCGCCACCGCATCGTTCCGGAGCTGTTGCTGCAGCAGCTAGCCGGCAGCAGCAACGTGGCCCCGCTGCGCACGCTGGCCGAAGTGCTGGAGCCGGTGAAGGAATACAAGCGCCATTTCCAGGGCTTCAACTACACCACTTCCACGCCCTTGAACCGGCTGGTCGACGCCGCGCCGGCCGAGTCGGAGACGGCCCGGCTCTTCGGTGTATTGGTCGACAGCGTGGTGGCCGCCACCGCTACTTCGTCAGGTCGCTCAGCTGCCACGCTACGGCAGCTGGCCACGCTGCGTGCCCAGCTCCTGCGCTGGCAGGCCAACGATGTGCTGCTGCAGCCGCAGCTCCTGCTCCACCCCACGCTGCGCGAATACAGCCCGCTTTCCGCTAACCTCGCCGCTGTATCAAAGGTGTTGCTGGAGCGTCTCACGCAATTGCAAACCGGCCAAACGGCATCGCCCGCATGGCAGGTTTCGGCCAAAAAGGTACTGGATGCGGCCCAGGCCCCGGCCGGGCAGACGGAACTGGCCATCGTGCGGGCCGCCCGCAAGCTGGCCGGTTTGTAG
- a CDS encoding DUF58 domain-containing protein, with the protein MTLFLTPRFFLAVASLAIGFVVAFFLPWLLGPMQIALGVFVVLALLDALLLFAPAKNKVVPVFGRRVMGDKLANGSDNDVQIYLENRYRFPIRTETIDEIPHQFQRRDVLFRVAVQPGETQIINYQLRPTKRGEYEFGALNIYAASPLGLLRRRFRYEQGRTVPVYPSFLQMRQYELLAIHNRLTEAGVKRIRRVGHSMEFEQIRPYVPGDDPRSINWQATARRAGTGAADALVVNHFQDERAQQVYCLIDKGRVMRMPFDGLSLLDYAINATLVVSNIALLKHDKAGLLTFSNRPGAALAADRRPGHLLKLLEILYRQKTKYLETDFELLYTTVRTHVKQRSLLILFTNFETLHGMQRQLPYLRRMAKDHLLLVVFFENTELREYLNAPAATTEDVYNQTIAEKFAQEKRQIVLELQRYGIYSLLTAPQDLTVSTINKYLEFKARGLI; encoded by the coding sequence TTGACCCTTTTCCTAACGCCGCGCTTTTTCCTGGCGGTCGCTTCCCTGGCGATTGGCTTCGTGGTGGCCTTCTTCCTGCCCTGGCTGCTGGGGCCCATGCAGATTGCGCTGGGCGTATTTGTGGTCCTGGCGCTGCTCGATGCGCTGCTGCTTTTCGCGCCGGCCAAAAACAAGGTTGTGCCCGTGTTTGGGCGGCGCGTAATGGGCGACAAGCTCGCCAACGGCTCGGACAACGATGTGCAGATTTACCTCGAAAACCGCTACCGCTTCCCCATCCGGACGGAAACGATTGATGAGATTCCGCATCAGTTTCAGCGGCGCGACGTGCTGTTTCGGGTGGCCGTGCAGCCGGGCGAAACCCAGATTATCAACTACCAGCTGCGGCCTACCAAGCGCGGCGAATACGAGTTTGGGGCGCTGAATATTTACGCGGCCTCGCCGCTGGGGCTGCTGCGGCGGCGCTTTCGCTACGAGCAGGGCCGCACGGTGCCGGTGTACCCCTCCTTTCTGCAGATGCGGCAGTACGAGCTGCTGGCCATTCACAACCGCCTCACGGAAGCGGGCGTGAAGCGCATCCGGCGCGTGGGTCACAGCATGGAGTTTGAGCAAATCCGGCCCTACGTGCCCGGCGACGACCCGCGCAGCATCAACTGGCAGGCCACGGCCCGCCGCGCCGGCACGGGCGCCGCCGACGCGCTGGTGGTGAACCACTTCCAGGACGAGCGGGCCCAGCAGGTGTACTGCCTCATCGACAAAGGCCGGGTGATGCGCATGCCGTTTGACGGCCTCAGCCTGCTCGATTACGCCATCAATGCCACGCTGGTGGTCAGCAACATTGCCCTGCTCAAGCACGACAAAGCCGGCCTGCTCACGTTCTCGAACCGGCCCGGTGCTGCCCTGGCGGCCGACCGCCGGCCGGGCCACCTGCTCAAGCTGCTCGAAATCCTATACCGCCAGAAGACCAAGTACCTCGAAACCGATTTTGAGCTGCTTTACACCACGGTGCGGACCCACGTAAAGCAGCGCAGCCTGCTCATTCTGTTCACCAATTTCGAAACGCTGCACGGCATGCAGCGGCAGCTGCCCTACCTGCGGCGCATGGCCAAAGACCACCTGCTGCTGGTGGTTTTCTTCGAGAACACCGAACTGCGCGAATACCTCAACGCGCCGGCCGCCACCACCGAGGACGTGTATAACCAGACCATCGCCGAAAAATTTGCGCAGGAAAAGCGGCAAATTGTGCTCGAGCTCCAGCGCTACGGCATTTATTCGCTGCTCACCGCGCCGCAGGATTTGACGGTGAGCACCATCAACAAGTACCTGGAATTCAAAGCCCGCGGCTTGATATAA
- a CDS encoding four helix bundle protein, which produces MKEENVVLAKSYAFSKRTVLLYKFLLKNKQPRSLADQLLRCGTSVGANVEEAIGGFSRRDFAAKCSIAYKEARESHYWLRLLRDTECIEQKLAQSLLDDAEELKRILAAIIITARRAPETDA; this is translated from the coding sequence ATGAAAGAGGAAAACGTGGTGCTAGCGAAGAGCTACGCTTTTTCAAAGCGCACGGTATTGCTTTATAAGTTTCTGCTCAAGAACAAGCAGCCGCGTTCACTAGCAGACCAGCTTCTACGCTGTGGAACGTCGGTTGGAGCGAATGTTGAAGAAGCAATAGGAGGATTTTCACGGCGTGATTTCGCGGCAAAGTGCAGCATTGCTTATAAAGAGGCTCGCGAATCTCACTATTGGCTTCGCCTCCTACGTGACACCGAATGCATCGAACAGAAATTGGCCCAGTCATTACTTGATGACGCCGAAGAGCTGAAGCGTATTCTGGCCGCAATAATTATTACCGCACGGCGCGCACCGGAGACAGATGCATAA
- a CDS encoding MoxR family ATPase gives MENENFDLTSPTPAPNQMGSTPAAPLSADASAGAEAAAASETPATAEAQPTPEASAAAAFAPRTDFARLTAQTDAIRAEIGKIIVGQTELLELLLTAVLADGHVLLEGVPGVAKTLMAKLLARTLEVPFSRIQFTPDLMPSDVLGTSVFRQNKSDFEFRPGPIFASVVLIDEINRAPAKTQSALFEVMEERTVTQDGTTYPMTEPFLVLATQNPVEQEGTYRLPEAQLDRFLFKLHVGYPTLAEEVQILTGHHAGLGSTHLEAVQPILSAADLAALRQQVAQQRVEPNILEYIAKLVGQTRAHKSLYLGASPRASLALLNGAKALAALRGRDFVTPEDVQFLAPSVLRHRIMLTPEREMEGGTPDDVVKQIMQQIEVPR, from the coding sequence ATGGAAAACGAAAACTTCGACCTGACCTCCCCTACCCCGGCCCCTAACCAGATGGGCAGCACCCCGGCCGCTCCGCTATCGGCCGATGCCAGCGCCGGGGCCGAAGCGGCGGCGGCGTCTGAAACGCCTGCTACGGCTGAAGCGCAGCCAACGCCCGAGGCTTCAGCCGCGGCCGCATTCGCCCCGCGCACCGACTTTGCCCGCCTCACGGCCCAAACCGATGCCATTCGGGCAGAAATCGGCAAAATCATCGTGGGCCAAACCGAGCTGCTTGAATTGCTGCTTACCGCCGTGCTGGCCGACGGCCACGTGCTGCTGGAAGGGGTGCCCGGCGTAGCCAAAACACTCATGGCCAAGCTGCTGGCGCGCACGCTGGAAGTGCCGTTCAGCCGCATTCAGTTCACTCCCGATTTGATGCCGTCGGACGTGCTGGGCACGTCGGTGTTCCGGCAGAACAAGTCGGATTTTGAGTTTCGGCCCGGGCCCATTTTCGCCAGCGTGGTCTTGATTGATGAAATCAACCGCGCACCGGCCAAGACGCAGTCGGCGCTGTTTGAGGTGATGGAGGAGCGCACCGTGACCCAGGACGGCACCACCTACCCCATGACCGAGCCCTTCCTGGTGCTGGCCACCCAGAACCCCGTGGAGCAGGAAGGCACCTACCGCCTGCCCGAAGCTCAGCTCGACCGTTTCCTGTTCAAGCTGCACGTGGGCTACCCCACCCTGGCCGAGGAAGTGCAGATACTCACCGGCCACCACGCCGGCCTGGGCAGCACCCACCTGGAGGCCGTGCAGCCCATTCTGAGCGCCGCCGACCTGGCCGCCCTGCGCCAGCAAGTGGCCCAACAGCGCGTAGAGCCCAATATTCTGGAGTACATCGCCAAGCTGGTGGGCCAAACGCGGGCGCACAAATCCTTGTACCTGGGCGCTTCGCCCCGCGCCTCGCTGGCCCTGCTCAACGGCGCCAAGGCCCTGGCCGCCCTGCGCGGCCGCGACTTCGTGACGCCCGAAGACGTGCAGTTTCTGGCCCCCAGTGTGCTGCGCCACCGCATCATGCTCACGCCGGAACGCGAGATGGAAGGCGGCACGCCCGACGACGTGGTGAAGCAGATTATGCAGCAGATTGAAGTGCCGCGGTAG